One window of Strix aluco isolate bStrAlu1 chromosome 24, bStrAlu1.hap1, whole genome shotgun sequence genomic DNA carries:
- the LOC141934239 gene encoding uncharacterized protein LOC141934239 isoform X1: MCGPTARPWRWGRSRRRGHKGPSCARPRRRPPWAGLGRASRRASAGAALGAKGQEPSCAGAPRSCCAAGPAPRPSPRPPCSCREGAAAPGRRGGAVVGGHRRRRCPGEGPRRRGGQERARARLRSAPRRPRPAPARQGMMAPGLGPWLLALALAAGPAGVWAQLRLLEAGGGLRAPGDSVLLSCRGAGFAFGTYSIWWYRQRPGDRLEWVSAISFDSSYIKYGHSVQGRATVSRDNSRSESSLSLRSLGPRDSARYFCAVRTGTGNPAEL, encoded by the exons ATGTGCGGGCCGACAGCCCGTCCCTGGCGCTGGGGCCGGAGCCGGCGCCGGGGCCACAAGGGTCCCAGCTGCGCCCGGCCGAGGCGCCGACCCCCTTGGGCAGGGCTCGGCAGGGCGAGCAGGCGGGCCAGCGCCGGAGCCGCGCTGGGAGCCAAGGGCCAGGAGCCTTCGTGTGCCGGGGCGCCGCGCTCCTGCTGtgccgccggccctgccccgcggccctccccgcgccccccctgctcctgccgcgaaggggccgcggccccggggcgccgGGGCGGGGCTGTTGTGGGCGGGCACAGGCGTCGGCGCTGCCCCGGCGAggggccgaggcggcggggcgggcaggagcgGGCCCGAGcgcggctccgctcggctcctcggcggccccggccggccccggcgcggcagGGCATGATGGCGCCCGGGCTGGGGCCGTGGCtcctggccttggccttggccgcGGGGCCGGCAG GGGTGTGGGCGCAGCTGAGGCTGCTGGAGGCCGGCGGAGGGCTGCGAGCGCCCGGGGACTCCGTGCTCCTCTCCTGCCGCGGGGCCGGCTTCGCCTTCGGGACTTACAGCATTTGGTGGTACCGTCAGAGACCCGGTGACAGACTCGAGTGGGTGTCCGCTATCAGCTTTGATTCATCATACATTAAGTACGGTCATTCAGTTCAGGGTCGAGCGACCGTGTCCCGGGACAATTCCCGGTCCGAGTCGTCGCTGTCGCTGCGTTCCCTGGGCCCCCGGGACTCTGCCCGCTACTTCTGTGCCGTTCGCACGGGGACAGGAAATCCAGCGGAGCTTTAA